The proteins below are encoded in one region of Alistipes indistinctus YIT 12060:
- a CDS encoding GNAT family N-acetyltransferase produces the protein MIPIIDPVDRTLILKELTADKLLRKTNNGGNEIYVVTARNSPNIMQELGRLRELSFRDAGGGTGAAVDIDAEDTAEEGYQQLFVWDPKAQEIVGGYRFIVSRTPHPKHMSTEHYFRFSDKFRNEFLPYTIELGRSFVQPLYQGIRQNPKGLYSLDNLWDGLGALVVTNPDMKYFFGKVTMYGDYNKEARDLLIYFLKKYFPDRDKLVDPIYPIELDIDNEAMGAVFCGESYAEDYKILTREIRKCRENIPPLINSYMNISPSMRVFGTVKNPDFGEVEETGILITISDIYPVKSERHFKIMD, from the coding sequence ATGATACCCATCATAGACCCTGTGGATCGCACCCTGATCCTGAAGGAACTCACAGCAGACAAACTACTGCGCAAGACCAACAACGGAGGCAACGAAATCTACGTCGTCACGGCCCGCAACAGCCCGAACATCATGCAGGAACTGGGACGCCTGCGCGAACTGTCGTTCCGCGACGCAGGCGGCGGCACCGGCGCAGCGGTCGACATCGATGCAGAGGACACGGCGGAAGAGGGCTACCAACAACTGTTCGTCTGGGATCCCAAAGCGCAGGAGATCGTCGGCGGGTACCGCTTCATCGTCTCGCGCACGCCGCATCCGAAGCACATGTCCACCGAACACTACTTCCGCTTCAGCGACAAATTCCGCAACGAATTCCTGCCCTACACCATCGAACTGGGCCGTTCGTTCGTACAGCCGCTCTACCAGGGGATCCGCCAAAATCCCAAAGGGCTCTACTCGCTCGACAACCTGTGGGACGGCCTCGGCGCACTGGTCGTCACCAACCCCGACATGAAATATTTTTTCGGCAAGGTGACCATGTACGGCGACTACAACAAAGAGGCGCGCGACCTGCTGATCTATTTCCTGAAGAAATACTTTCCGGACCGCGACAAGCTGGTCGATCCGATCTACCCGATCGAGCTCGACATCGACAACGAAGCGATGGGAGCCGTCTTCTGCGGAGAAAGCTACGCCGAGGATTACAAAATCCTGACCCGCGAAATCCGCAAATGCCGCGAGAACATTCCGCCGCTGATCAACTCCTACATGAACATCTCACCGTCGATGCGGGTGTTCGGCACCGTCAAAAACCCCGATTTCGGCGAGGTCGAAGAGACCGGCATCCTGATCACGATCAGCGACATCTACCCGGTCAAGTCGGAACGGCATTTCAAAATAATGGATTAA
- a CDS encoding 1-acyl-sn-glycerol-3-phosphate acyltransferase, translated as METNDTLQVDVDKVLADKNPGLARLLPRFVKAYLKRIVHQDEVNYVLRSFSHQPPVGFVRSTLDYMEITHRAVGLERLSLDGRYLFASNHPFGGMDGMMLCDELDNYFGSSRIIVNDILMNLKPLAPLFIPVNKHGRQNSDYAQRFRATLAGNEQIATFPAGLCSRRIKGSVCDLPWKPSFVKNAIESRRDIVPVYFEGKLSNFFYNLSSIRTALGIKANIEMLYLADEMFSQRGRHFDIYFGEPVPWQRLATGEPPVRLAQQIREQAYALRPAHR; from the coding sequence GTGGAAACGAACGATACCCTGCAAGTGGATGTGGACAAGGTGCTCGCAGACAAAAATCCAGGTCTGGCGCGCCTGTTGCCCCGTTTTGTCAAGGCCTACCTCAAGAGGATCGTGCATCAGGACGAAGTCAATTACGTGCTGAGGAGTTTCTCGCACCAGCCGCCTGTCGGATTCGTCCGTTCGACGCTCGACTACATGGAGATCACCCACCGCGCCGTGGGCCTCGAACGCCTTTCCCTCGACGGGCGCTACCTTTTCGCCTCGAACCATCCCTTCGGCGGCATGGACGGCATGATGCTCTGCGACGAACTGGACAACTATTTCGGTTCGAGCCGCATCATCGTCAACGACATCCTGATGAACCTCAAACCGCTGGCTCCGCTGTTCATTCCCGTGAACAAGCACGGCAGGCAAAACAGCGACTATGCGCAGCGGTTCCGCGCAACGCTTGCCGGCAACGAGCAGATCGCCACCTTCCCCGCCGGCCTTTGCTCGCGGCGCATCAAAGGCTCGGTATGCGACTTGCCCTGGAAACCGAGTTTCGTCAAAAACGCCATCGAAAGCCGGCGCGATATCGTTCCGGTCTACTTCGAAGGGAAGTTGTCGAACTTCTTCTACAACCTCTCGTCGATTCGCACCGCACTGGGTATCAAGGCCAATATCGAGATGCTCTACCTGGCCGACGAAATGTTCTCCCAACGCGGCCGCCACTTCGACATCTATTTCGGCGAACCGGTCCCGTGGCAGCGGCTTGCCACCGGAGAACCGCCCGTCCGGCTGGCACAGCAAATCCGCGAACAGGCCTATGCGCTGCGTCCGGCACACCGATAG
- the rsmH gene encoding 16S rRNA (cytosine(1402)-N(4))-methyltransferase RsmH produces the protein MSVYHVPVLFDESLEGLAIRPAGIYVDLTFGGGGHSRGILHRLGPQGRLFAFDQDRDARANLPEDPRLTFVESNFRFMHTWLRYYGIERVDGILADLGVSSHHFDTRQRGFSFRYDAPLDMRMNQRAHLTAADVVNGYDHVRLTTLLRDYGELDSPHRITQCIERSRAERPLAMIDELIAAVAPVTPRGGESKFLAKLFQALRIEVNGEMEALKMMLEQTVRSLAPGGRLAVITYHSLEDRLVKNFMRSGNFGGKVEKDFYGRVQTPFEVVTRKAVVPTPEEIERNPRSRSAKLRIAELSGPLRQES, from the coding sequence ATGAGTGTCTACCATGTGCCGGTTCTGTTCGATGAAAGCCTTGAGGGTCTTGCCATTCGGCCCGCAGGGATTTATGTCGACCTGACTTTCGGCGGCGGCGGTCATTCGCGCGGGATTCTCCACCGGCTCGGCCCGCAGGGGCGCCTTTTTGCGTTCGACCAGGACCGCGATGCACGGGCGAACCTGCCCGAAGATCCCCGGTTGACATTCGTCGAAAGCAATTTCCGCTTCATGCACACGTGGCTGCGCTATTACGGGATTGAACGGGTGGACGGCATCCTGGCCGATCTGGGCGTTTCGTCGCACCATTTCGATACGCGGCAGCGCGGTTTTTCGTTTCGCTACGATGCGCCGCTCGACATGCGGATGAACCAGCGGGCCCACCTGACGGCGGCCGACGTGGTGAACGGTTACGACCATGTCCGGTTGACGACGCTTTTGCGCGATTACGGCGAGCTGGATTCCCCGCACCGCATCACGCAGTGTATCGAACGTAGCCGGGCGGAACGGCCGCTGGCGATGATCGATGAGCTGATCGCAGCGGTAGCGCCGGTTACCCCGCGCGGCGGCGAGAGTAAATTCCTTGCCAAACTGTTCCAAGCGCTCCGGATCGAAGTGAACGGCGAAATGGAGGCGCTGAAGATGATGCTCGAACAGACCGTCCGCTCGCTGGCTCCGGGAGGGCGGCTGGCGGTGATTACCTATCATTCGCTCGAAGACCGGCTGGTGAAGAATTTTATGCGCAGCGGCAACTTCGGGGGAAAGGTCGAAAAAGATTTTTACGGCCGGGTGCAGACGCCTTTCGAGGTCGTTACCCGCAAGGCGGTTGTCCCGACTCCGGAGGAGATCGAACGCAATCCCCGTTCGCGGAGTGCGAAACTGCGGATAGCTGAACTGAGCGGGCCGCTGCGGCAGGAGTCGTGA
- a CDS encoding tetratricopeptide repeat protein: protein MKNRWLLSAAVLFSAVCANPASALERGPQYHYDKGVELYERQQYGSALAEFKKALGAMSVDDAGYRMRARYYAALCAAERQQTGAREMLERFVEDYPNSIYLNDVHFALGTILEKEGDYQRAYEHLLTVNPHELPYSRIGEYYYRTGHAAYQNGDEDKAYSYFQNCTTDPAYAPHATYYKAYIDYTRGDLDAAKSGFASIAELPAYEPIIPFYLLQIEFRQGNYAYVVEHGVPLLNKATGAREIEIARILSEAYFRQGQYADALAQIENYEKLGGEMGPEELYLAGYSNYNQLYYTKASTQLTDVASGGGELGQNAAFHLGDCYLKLGDKQKALRAFVLASASDYSLEIKREAMLNAGKLQYELGGGAFNEAITTLAGYVQAYPDSPRIDEARELLLAAYFNSRNYEAAYEAIKQVRDPDNNVKAAMQKIAYFRALEQFQKEEYPEALRMFDVADANRFNAKYSALTKFWRAETYARQGNYARAIPLYRDYIQLSPGTEYENKVAHYNLGYCYFNTQRWGDAAASFHKFLSVYPTRDNLRADAYNRLGDAAFAQRDYREAVNNYDQAIRLNAPATDYAQFQRAVMLGLLDQRDRKIESLRDIISSGKGDYVDDAMYELGRTYVQTERFNDGAAVLKRLTATYPESPYYLPALSQLGLTYQNLGNGNEALRYYKQIVAEFPSSRQAKDAMLSIRNIYVDNNDVDSYVAFARESGVETNVTMVERDSLSYTAANRVYQNGDYARALTLMDNYLRQYPKGSFRIEALYALGDCSLREGNRAGALAAFEEVGSMPMSEYKVPALQQAAKMQVEDKHYPQAAALYKTLSTVAIKSADIASALGGYLSAVIATGNVAEMGRAADEVLASPYVTADLTREANFAKARALQADGHDDEALKLYRQVAVERTREGAESRYRIVSILYKQGKLKEAEAEVFALAEQNSPYQYWTGKAFLILGDIYVQQNDAFQAKATYQSIVDGYTDKTDGVVEEARRKMNELK from the coding sequence ATGAAAAACAGATGGTTGTTGTCGGCGGCGGTGCTTTTCTCGGCCGTGTGCGCGAATCCCGCATCGGCTCTCGAACGCGGGCCGCAGTACCATTACGATAAGGGCGTGGAACTCTACGAGCGCCAGCAGTACGGTTCGGCGCTCGCCGAATTCAAGAAGGCCCTCGGGGCGATGTCCGTCGATGATGCCGGTTACCGGATGCGAGCCCGCTATTATGCTGCGCTCTGTGCCGCCGAACGCCAGCAGACGGGCGCCCGCGAAATGCTCGAACGGTTTGTCGAGGACTATCCCAATTCGATCTACCTGAACGATGTCCATTTCGCTCTCGGCACGATCCTGGAGAAGGAGGGCGACTACCAACGGGCCTACGAACATTTGCTGACCGTCAATCCCCACGAACTGCCCTATTCGCGCATCGGGGAGTATTATTACCGTACGGGGCATGCCGCCTACCAGAACGGCGACGAGGATAAAGCCTATTCTTATTTCCAGAATTGTACGACCGATCCCGCTTATGCGCCCCATGCGACCTACTACAAGGCCTATATAGATTATACGCGCGGCGATCTGGACGCTGCCAAAAGCGGTTTCGCCTCGATAGCGGAGCTGCCCGCCTATGAGCCGATCATTCCGTTCTACCTGTTGCAGATCGAATTCCGGCAGGGAAATTACGCCTATGTGGTCGAGCATGGCGTGCCGTTGCTGAACAAGGCGACCGGAGCCCGTGAGATCGAAATCGCCCGCATCCTGAGCGAAGCTTATTTCCGCCAGGGGCAGTACGCCGATGCACTCGCCCAGATCGAGAATTACGAAAAGCTCGGCGGAGAGATGGGCCCTGAGGAGCTTTACCTGGCCGGATACAGCAACTACAACCAGCTGTACTACACCAAGGCCAGCACTCAGTTGACGGACGTGGCTTCCGGGGGGGGCGAACTGGGGCAGAATGCGGCGTTCCACCTGGGCGACTGCTACCTCAAACTCGGCGATAAGCAGAAGGCACTGCGCGCGTTCGTGTTGGCTTCGGCATCCGATTACAGTCTCGAAATCAAGCGCGAGGCGATGCTCAACGCCGGCAAACTGCAATACGAGCTGGGCGGCGGCGCATTCAACGAAGCGATTACGACGCTGGCCGGCTATGTGCAGGCGTACCCCGATTCGCCGCGCATCGACGAGGCGCGTGAGCTGCTGTTGGCCGCGTACTTCAATTCGCGCAACTATGAGGCGGCCTATGAAGCCATTAAACAGGTGCGCGACCCGGACAACAATGTGAAGGCCGCGATGCAGAAAATCGCCTATTTCCGGGCGTTGGAGCAGTTCCAGAAAGAGGAGTATCCCGAGGCGCTCAGGATGTTCGATGTGGCCGATGCAAACCGGTTCAATGCGAAATATTCCGCACTGACGAAGTTTTGGCGGGCCGAAACTTACGCGCGGCAGGGCAACTATGCGCGTGCCATTCCGCTGTACAGGGACTATATCCAGCTTTCGCCCGGCACCGAGTATGAGAACAAGGTGGCTCATTACAATTTGGGGTATTGCTACTTCAATACCCAGCGCTGGGGCGATGCGGCGGCCAGTTTCCACAAGTTCCTGTCGGTCTATCCCACGCGCGACAACCTGCGGGCCGATGCTTACAACCGGCTCGGCGATGCGGCATTTGCCCAGCGCGATTACCGCGAGGCGGTCAATAACTACGACCAGGCGATCCGCCTGAATGCGCCGGCGACCGACTACGCGCAGTTCCAGCGCGCGGTGATGCTGGGCCTGCTGGATCAGCGCGACCGCAAGATCGAGTCGCTCAGGGATATCATCTCGTCGGGCAAGGGGGATTATGTGGACGATGCGATGTACGAACTGGGCCGCACCTACGTGCAGACCGAACGTTTCAACGACGGTGCGGCGGTGCTCAAGCGGCTGACGGCGACCTATCCCGAATCGCCCTATTATCTGCCGGCTCTTTCGCAGTTGGGACTTACCTACCAGAACCTCGGCAACGGGAACGAGGCGCTGCGCTATTACAAACAGATCGTTGCCGAGTTCCCGTCGTCACGCCAGGCGAAAGATGCGATGCTGAGCATCCGGAATATCTACGTGGACAATAATGATGTGGACAGCTATGTGGCGTTTGCCCGGGAGAGCGGGGTCGAAACGAATGTGACGATGGTCGAGCGCGATTCGCTGTCGTACACTGCGGCCAACCGTGTTTACCAGAACGGCGACTATGCCCGGGCGCTGACGTTGATGGATAACTACCTGCGCCAGTATCCCAAGGGCTCGTTCCGTATCGAGGCGCTTTATGCGTTGGGCGATTGTTCGCTGCGCGAGGGGAACCGGGCCGGTGCGCTGGCCGCCTTCGAGGAGGTGGGCTCGATGCCGATGAGCGAATACAAAGTTCCCGCACTGCAACAGGCTGCCAAAATGCAGGTCGAGGACAAACATTATCCACAGGCGGCGGCTTTGTACAAAACCCTTTCGACGGTGGCGATCAAGTCCGCCGATATCGCTTCGGCATTGGGCGGTTACCTCAGTGCGGTGATCGCGACGGGTAATGTCGCCGAGATGGGCCGGGCTGCCGACGAGGTGCTCGCCTCGCCGTACGTGACGGCCGACCTGACCCGTGAGGCCAACTTTGCGAAGGCCCGCGCGCTGCAGGCCGACGGACACGACGACGAAGCACTGAAACTCTACCGCCAGGTGGCAGTAGAGCGGACGCGGGAAGGGGCCGAGAGCCGCTACCGGATCGTGTCGATCCTGTACAAACAGGGCAAGCTTAAGGAGGCCGAGGCCGAAGTGTTCGCGCTGGCCGAGCAAAACTCGCCCTATCAATACTGGACCGGTAAGGCGTTCCTGATTCTGGGCGATATTTACGTGCAGCAGAACGACGCGTTCCAGGCGAAGGCGACTTACCAGAGCATCGTGGACGGCTACACCGACAAGACCGACGGCGTGGTAGAGGAGGCCCGGCGCAAGATGAATGAACTGA